Proteins from a single region of Chloroherpeton thalassium ATCC 35110:
- a CDS encoding ABC transporter ATP-binding protein, with amino-acid sequence MIELKDVYLNYGSREILKGVSLTVKDGCIRAILGPSGVGKSTIIKLMLGLIKPTSGQIFIDGVEISKKKEVELFPIRQKMGIVFQGNALFDSMTISENMSFFLRENLKLPEDEIKKRVEDQIKFAGLEGLENHLPESLSGGMKKRVAIGRALIFHPHMILFDEPTAGLDPVSSKKILDLVLKLQSEIGLGAVIVTHIISDVFTVADSVAVLYQGKIIFDDVTEKLHESNHSFITSFLANEDAEL; translated from the coding sequence ATGATTGAACTGAAAGATGTGTATTTAAACTATGGCTCGCGAGAGATTTTAAAAGGCGTGTCTTTGACGGTTAAAGATGGTTGTATTCGTGCGATTCTTGGACCCAGCGGCGTAGGAAAAAGTACCATCATCAAGTTGATGTTAGGTTTAATTAAGCCCACGTCCGGTCAAATTTTTATCGATGGCGTTGAAATTAGCAAGAAAAAGGAGGTCGAGCTGTTTCCCATTCGCCAAAAAATGGGCATCGTTTTTCAAGGCAATGCGCTGTTTGATTCGATGACCATCAGCGAAAACATGAGCTTTTTCCTGCGAGAAAATTTAAAATTGCCGGAAGATGAAATCAAAAAACGGGTCGAAGACCAAATTAAATTTGCAGGACTCGAAGGGCTCGAGAATCATCTTCCAGAAAGTTTAAGCGGCGGCATGAAAAAAAGGGTCGCCATTGGGCGAGCGCTGATTTTTCATCCGCACATGATTTTATTTGATGAGCCCACAGCCGGCCTCGATCCTGTGAGTTCAAAAAAAATCCTTGATTTGGTGCTGAAGTTGCAGAGTGAAATTGGACTTGGTGCGGTGATCGTTACGCATATTATCAGTGATGTGTTCACCGTTGCTGATTCGGTGGCGGTGTTATACCAAGGAAAAATCATTTTCGATGATGTGACGGAAAAACTTCACGAATCAAATCATTCATTTATTACCTCATTCCTGGCAAATGAAGACGCCGAACTTTGA
- a CDS encoding ImmA/IrrE family metallo-endopeptidase, protein MKRVGVNSEMLIWAIQRAGLDINTFTQKEPNLNLQDWIDGKSLPTVKQLEKFSQKVNVPFGYLFFPKPPQETIPFPFFRTGEKSPTHQVSLAVYETILELQNRQDWLRDYLKDNGAEKLPFVGKFKDRSDANEIACDIRSTLDFQENWASTLTTRQDALHYLGEAIENIGIIVVFSGYVKSNTHRKIPLEECRGFVLNDDFAPFLFVNNADFDAAKIFTLAHELAHIWIGRNAGFDLRHLQPADNAIEKLCDQVAAEVLVPQKTFEKLWQEYDDAKIVAKKFKVSEIVIARRALDLGKWSKAEFLNFYADYKKRWKEKESTKKSGGDYYATARKRISPRFAKHIREAVQSGRLLYRDAYKLTNIKGDHLEKLFTHKL, encoded by the coding sequence ATGAAACGGGTTGGCGTCAATAGCGAAATGTTGATTTGGGCGATTCAGCGTGCCGGCTTGGACATAAACACATTTACACAGAAAGAGCCTAACCTCAATCTACAAGATTGGATAGACGGAAAAAGCCTCCCGACTGTTAAGCAGTTGGAAAAATTCTCTCAAAAAGTAAATGTCCCTTTCGGCTATCTGTTCTTTCCAAAACCGCCACAAGAAACGATTCCGTTTCCGTTTTTCCGAACCGGCGAGAAATCGCCAACTCATCAAGTCAGCCTGGCCGTTTATGAGACCATTTTGGAATTGCAAAATCGCCAAGACTGGCTTCGCGACTATTTAAAAGATAATGGCGCTGAAAAACTGCCGTTCGTTGGAAAATTCAAAGACCGTTCGGACGCAAACGAAATTGCCTGTGATATAAGAAGTACATTAGACTTTCAAGAAAATTGGGCAAGCACTCTTACTACACGCCAAGACGCGCTGCATTATTTGGGAGAGGCGATAGAGAACATCGGCATTATCGTTGTTTTTAGCGGCTATGTCAAAAGTAATACGCATCGCAAAATCCCGCTTGAAGAATGTAGAGGCTTTGTTTTAAACGATGACTTTGCGCCGTTCCTATTTGTGAACAATGCGGACTTTGATGCGGCTAAAATTTTCACCCTCGCCCACGAATTGGCGCACATTTGGATCGGTCGCAACGCCGGTTTTGATTTACGACATCTTCAACCCGCAGACAACGCCATAGAAAAACTTTGCGACCAAGTCGCAGCGGAAGTCTTAGTCCCGCAAAAAACTTTTGAAAAACTTTGGCAAGAATACGATGATGCGAAAATCGTTGCAAAAAAATTCAAAGTCAGCGAAATCGTCATTGCACGAAGGGCATTGGATTTAGGCAAATGGTCTAAAGCTGAATTTCTGAACTTTTACGCTGACTATAAAAAACGGTGGAAGGAAAAAGAATCCACTAAAAAAAGCGGCGGCGATTATTATGCGACCGCGAGAAAACGAATTAGCCCGCGATTTGCAAAACATATTCGTGAAGCCGTTCAATCCGGCAGGTTGCTTTATCGTGATGCTTATAAACTAACGAACATCAAAGGGGATCATTTGGAAAAGCTTTTTACCCACAAACTCTAA
- a CDS encoding MlaE family ABC transporter permease, translating to MWKFAQAYAEQLNDRIKSFFLVMQEFFLFSLRTFTTIGAIKKYWRDILNQAYISGTESIPIVLVSSISIGSLLTMEVGNQLEEFGAKLMTGRTTALSVIRELGPMLTGLMLSARVGARNGSELGAMKISEQIDALRAFGTDPIAKLVMPRLIASLLMFLPLTALSDFAGLTSGALIAEHYHHIDPGFYWNSVLNLLIVKDFVVGFLKPPVFAVIITLVSCFNGFDATGGTAGVGRSTIKGIVVSSGLVLIANFYVSKLVLENMNR from the coding sequence ATGTGGAAATTTGCACAAGCATACGCAGAACAGTTGAATGACCGGATTAAGTCGTTTTTTCTTGTGATGCAGGAATTTTTTCTCTTCTCTCTTCGCACGTTCACAACAATCGGCGCCATTAAAAAATATTGGCGCGACATTCTCAACCAAGCCTATATTAGCGGCACGGAGTCCATTCCCATTGTTCTCGTCAGTTCAATTTCGATCGGATCGCTTCTGACTATGGAAGTTGGCAATCAGCTTGAAGAGTTTGGCGCCAAGTTGATGACAGGCCGAACAACCGCTCTTTCCGTAATTCGCGAACTTGGACCGATGCTCACAGGACTCATGCTTTCCGCACGCGTGGGCGCACGGAATGGCTCGGAATTGGGCGCAATGAAAATTTCTGAGCAAATCGATGCTTTGCGTGCATTCGGCACAGACCCAATCGCGAAGCTCGTGATGCCGCGCCTCATTGCTTCGTTGCTGATGTTTTTACCACTTACGGCGCTATCCGATTTCGCTGGCTTAACAAGCGGCGCTTTGATTGCGGAGCATTATCACCACATCGATCCAGGATTTTATTGGAATAGCGTGCTCAATTTGCTGATTGTGAAAGATTTTGTGGTTGGCTTTCTAAAGCCGCCGGTTTTTGCTGTGATTATCACGCTGGTGAGTTGCTTCAATGGGTTTGATGCAACCGGTGGAACGGCTGGTGTTGGGCGCTCTACCATCAAAGGAATTGTTGTTTCCTCTGGGCTTGTCTTAATTGCCAATTTTTACGTATCCAAACTCGTTCTTGAAAATATGAACCGATAG